The following is a genomic window from Sinorhizobium fredii NGR234.
CCGGACTTGCGCAGATTCCGTTCTGCTACGAATACGAGGGGCGCGGGCCCTTCGACGAGCCGTCCGGCCGTGACATCAAAGGGTATGACGCCCTGTCGCGGCTCTACGAGACCGGATCCGGTGACTATATTCTCCTATGCGCAACCGAGGCGGATCTGCCGCGGCTTGTAACTGTTGAAGGGCTGGAGAGGCTCGCTTCGGTCGCGGTGCCAGACCGCGAAGGCTGGCTTGCCCGCGCCTTCATGTCCGCACCGGCCGAAACCTGGCAGCACCGATTGTTACAGGCCGATGTCGGCGTGTCGCTTTGCGAGAACATCGAGACGATTAGGGCCAGGAGTGCGAGGGTTTCGGACGGAACTCCGGGTACCGACCGTGGCAGCTATTCCTTTTCGATCTTCCCCGACCATCCGAGTGGTCACACGGTGACCCAGCTTGATCCCTTCGCGATCCGGCCGGCGGTCGGCAAGGTCATCGCAGTGACTCCGGCGGAAAAATACGGCGCCTCGACGCGCTCGGTCCTCAAGGCCCTGAATTACACCGATGCTGAGATCGATCGGATGATCGCTTCGGGAACGGCAAGCGAAACATGGAGCGCGGAGTATCTGCCGAGCTGACGGATAACGGTGGTGCCGGTTCGTGGAGGAGCCGGAGCCGCCCGACAGTCCCTCGATGTTTGGCGATGGCGTCAGGGGCGAAGAACGGACATCGTATTGGGAGGAAACACGATGAAGAAACTGCTTGCTTCTACCTGCCTCATTGCCGGCTACCTGGCCGTGACGGGCACAGCCAACGCCGCCTGCGGCGACGTGACCATCGCCAGCATGAACTGGCAGAGCGCCGAGGTCCTTGCCGCGCTCGACAAATTCATCCTGACCGAAGGCTATGGCTGCAACGCCGAAATTATCGTGGGCGACACGGTCCCGACGATCACCTCGATGATCGAGAAGGGTGAGCCGGATGTCGCGCCTGAAGGCTGGGTCGGTCTGCTGCCGGAGGTCGTCAACGGCGGTATCGGGGACGGTAAACTCGTCGCCGCCGCCGACTCGCTCTCCGACGGTGGCGTGCAGGGCTGGTGGATCCCGAAATATGTCGCAGACGCCCACCCCGACATCAAGACGATCGACGACGCCCTCAAGCATCCGGAACTTTTCCCTGACCCAGAAGACAAGAGCAAGGGCGCCGTTCACAACGGCCCGGCCGGTTGGGGCGGGACGGTTGTGACCGGCCAACTCTACAAGGCCTATGGCGGTGCGGCAGCCAACTTCACGCTGATCGACACCGGCTCGGCCGCCGGCCTCGACGGCTCGATCGCCAAGGCTTACGAGCGCAAGGAAGGCTGGGTCGGCTATTATTGGGCACCGACTGCGCTGCTCGGCAAGTACGCCATGGTGAAGCTCGACCACGGCGTCGCTTTCAACGCGGCAGAATGGAAGCGGTGCAACACGGTTGCCGACTGCGCCGACCCGAAGAAGAACGATTGGCCGAAGGACAAGGTCCAGACACTTGTCACCAAAGGTTTCTCGGATCGCGCGGGCGCCGAGGTCATGGGCTATCTCGGCAAGCGCTCCTGGACGAACGACACGGTCAATAAACTGATGGCCTGGATGACCGATAACCAGGCGACCGGCGAGGATGGCGCCAAGCACTTTCTGGAAGAGAACGAAGCGCTCTGGACCCAGTGGGTCTCGCCGGAAGTGGCGGAAAATATCAAAGCCGCGCTCTAAGCAACACCTCATCTAACAATCGGCCGGCGCGCCTTCTGGCGCGCCGATGCGGGGATGCTTTGCGGCCAGCAACGGCCAACAAGGCGAGAAAGGGATCGGCATGGATTGGTTCATGAAATTTCCGACGATGGATGCTAACGGGCTTCGCAACCTCAAGAAGGCAATCGACGAGGGCTTTCGCGCTTTCACCCGCGCCTATGGGGACAGCATCGAATCCATCTTCGAGCCGTTGCAGCACTTTCTGATCTGGTCCGAGCGCTTCATGACGCGCACGCCGTGGCCGATCATTCTGCTGCTGATCGGCCTCATCGCCTGGCTCGCTAGCCGAAACTGGAAGATCGTCACCGGCGCCGTCGGCACGCTGCTCCTCATCGGCTACTTCGACATGTGGGACGACACCATGAAGACAGTCTCGATGATCTTCGTCTGTACGGTCCTCTCCATTGTTATCGGCATACCGATCGGTATCGTCATGTCGCGCTCCGATCGGGTGCAGAATGCTCTCAACCCGATCCTCGACGTCATGCAGACGATGCCGAGTTTCGTGTACTTGATTCCGGTCGTCATGCTGCTCGGTATCGGCAAGGTTCCCGGCCTGATCGCCGTCATCATCTACGCCATTCCGCCGATGATCCGGCTTACCAATCTCGGCATCCGCCTCGTCGATAAGGACGTCTTGGAAGCGGCCGACGCCTTCGGTTCGTCGAACTGGCAGAAGCTGAAGAACGTGCAGATGCCGCTCGCGCTGCCCACTCTCATGGCCGGCATCAACCAGACGATCATGATGGCGCTCGCCATGGTCGTCATCGCCTCGATGATCGGCGTGCAGGGTCTCGGCCAGCCGGTGCTGAAGGCGATCGCCAACCAATATTTTACGCTCGGCATCTTCAACGGCCTCGCCATCGTCGGTATCGCCATCATCTTCGACCGGGTCAGCCAGGCCTATGGTCTGCGACTACAGAAGCATCGGGAGATTGTTCATGGGTAATCGAAAAATCGGTGGTTTGGGTATCGAGATCAAACACCTCTACAAGATATTCGGGCCCGACGGCGCAGACTATATCAAGCTGGTGGAAGACGGTCTCACCAAAGCCGAACTGAACAGTCGCTACGGTCATATTCTCGGGTTGAGGGACATCAACATCTCCATGCCGGCTGGCGGGATTCAGGTGATCATGGGTCTTTCCGGCTCGGGGAAATCCACGCTGATCCGCCACATCAATCGCCTGATCGATCCGACATCGGGCGAGGTCCTCATTGGCAGCGAAGACGTGGTGAAGATGGACTCGAAGCAACTGCGCGAATTCCGTCGGCACAGAACGGCGATGGTGTTCCAGAAGTTCGCCCTTCTTCCGCACCGTACCGTTGTGGAAAACGCGCTTTACGGCCTGGAGATTCAAGGGGCGCCGCGCACACGTCAGGTAGATTGCGCGATGCGGTGGATCGAACGTGTGGGGCTCAAGGGTTTTGAACGGAAATATCCGAACCAGCTTTCGGGCGGAATGCAGCAGCGGGTCGGACTTGCCCGAGCGCTCGCGAACGATGCGCCGATTCTCCTCATGGACGAGGCCTTTTCTGCGCTCGACCCCCTCATTCGCATGGACATGCAAACAGTGCTGCTCGACCTCCAGAAGGAGATCAAGAAAACGATCGTGTTCATCACCCACGATCTCGACGAAGCGCTGAGACTGGGCGATCGGATTGCGATCTTGCGAGACGGTGAGGTGGTGCAGCAGGGAACCGGCCAAGAAATTGTGATGACCCCCGCCAATGAATACATCGCAAGCTTCGTCAGGGAAGTGAACCGCGCGCGGGTGCTCAAAAT
Proteins encoded in this region:
- a CDS encoding ABC transporter substrate-binding protein encodes the protein MKKLLASTCLIAGYLAVTGTANAACGDVTIASMNWQSAEVLAALDKFILTEGYGCNAEIIVGDTVPTITSMIEKGEPDVAPEGWVGLLPEVVNGGIGDGKLVAAADSLSDGGVQGWWIPKYVADAHPDIKTIDDALKHPELFPDPEDKSKGAVHNGPAGWGGTVVTGQLYKAYGGAAANFTLIDTGSAAGLDGSIAKAYERKEGWVGYYWAPTALLGKYAMVKLDHGVAFNAAEWKRCNTVADCADPKKNDWPKDKVQTLVTKGFSDRAGAEVMGYLGKRSWTNDTVNKLMAWMTDNQATGEDGAKHFLEENEALWTQWVSPEVAENIKAAL
- a CDS encoding ABC transporter permease; amino-acid sequence: MDWFMKFPTMDANGLRNLKKAIDEGFRAFTRAYGDSIESIFEPLQHFLIWSERFMTRTPWPIILLLIGLIAWLASRNWKIVTGAVGTLLLIGYFDMWDDTMKTVSMIFVCTVLSIVIGIPIGIVMSRSDRVQNALNPILDVMQTMPSFVYLIPVVMLLGIGKVPGLIAVIIYAIPPMIRLTNLGIRLVDKDVLEAADAFGSSNWQKLKNVQMPLALPTLMAGINQTIMMALAMVVIASMIGVQGLGQPVLKAIANQYFTLGIFNGLAIVGIAIIFDRVSQAYGLRLQKHREIVHG
- a CDS encoding quaternary amine ABC transporter ATP-binding protein, encoding MGNRKIGGLGIEIKHLYKIFGPDGADYIKLVEDGLTKAELNSRYGHILGLRDINISMPAGGIQVIMGLSGSGKSTLIRHINRLIDPTSGEVLIGSEDVVKMDSKQLREFRRHRTAMVFQKFALLPHRTVVENALYGLEIQGAPRTRQVDCAMRWIERVGLKGFERKYPNQLSGGMQQRVGLARALANDAPILLMDEAFSALDPLIRMDMQTVLLDLQKEIKKTIVFITHDLDEALRLGDRIAILRDGEVVQQGTGQEIVMTPANEYIASFVREVNRARVLKIETIALGPRTAASVPRVSVPVGATLEEAARVMTRAGETEIAVVDPDRQTIGTVTLERVLASMVDGVEMKTALRGTG